Proteins found in one Physeter macrocephalus isolate SW-GA chromosome 17, ASM283717v5, whole genome shotgun sequence genomic segment:
- the LOC102973687 gene encoding LOW QUALITY PROTEIN: claudin domain-containing protein 1-like (The sequence of the model RefSeq protein was modified relative to this genomic sequence to represent the inferred CDS: inserted 2 bases in 1 codon; substituted 2 bases at 2 genomic stop codons), with the protein MDNHLATAFVIACVLSLISTIYMTVSIGTDFWYEYQSSVQENSSDLNKSIWNDFASDEADEKKXNAXIFXYNGTVGLWRWCITIPQNTYWYSPPERTESFDMVTKCMSFMLNEQFLWKFVDSGKHDSGIDLLRTYLWHCQFLLLFVSLGLMRFGALIGLCACICQSLYPTIATGMLHLLAGLCTLGSESCYFAGIELLHQKLELPENVSGEFGWSFCLACVSAPLQLKASALFVWAAHTDWKEYTFMKAYHVT; encoded by the exons ATGGATAACCATTTGGCTACAGCATTTGTAATTGCTTGTGTGCTCAGCCTCATTTCTACCATCTACATGACAGTCTCAATTGGCACAGACTTCTGGTATGAGTATCAAAGTTCAGTTCAAGAAAATTCCAGCGATTTGAACAAAAGCATCTGGAACGACTTTGCTAGTGATGAGgcagatgaaaagaa taatgcttGAATTTTCTGATATAATGGCACAGTGGGATTGTGGAGATGGTGCATCACTATACCCCAAAACACGTACTGGTATAGCCCACCAGAAAGGACAGAGTCATTTGATATGGTCACAAAATGCATGAGTTTCATGCTAAATGAGCAGTTCCTGTGGAAGTTTGTTGATTCTGGAAAGCACGATAGTGGGATTGATCTGCTTCGGACCTATCTTTGGCATTGCCagttccttttactttttgttagtCTAGGTTTGATGCGCTTTGGGGCTTTGATTGGACTTTGTGCTTGTATCTGCCAAAGCCTGTATCCCACCATTGCCACAGGCATGCTCCATCTCCTTGCAGGTTTGTGTACACTGGGCTCAGAGAGTTGTTACTTTGCTGGAATTGAGCTACTCCACCAGAAATTAGAGCTGCCTGAGAATGTGTCTGGCGAATTCGGATGGTCCTTCTGCCTGGCTTGCGTCTCAGCTCCCTTACAGCTCAAGGCTTCTGCTCTCTTCGTCTGGGCCGCTCATACCGACTGGAAGGAGTACACCTTCATGAAGGCATATCATGTGACATGA